The following are encoded in a window of Salmo trutta chromosome 27, fSalTru1.1, whole genome shotgun sequence genomic DNA:
- the LOC115164810 gene encoding toll-like receptor 13 encodes MRLVSAQFGLLVVWIIGSWGWLSNKCVLYDKKSNYWLSIHSSSCPHSNLTAVCWDLSNLKLNLSIVPSNYQALCLEIRSGSVMQSGALSRFSVLETIHIRGCLSTILPGTFKGLSHVKKLYLLCMGQCYNSSLPPNTFSDLTNLEELSIENYRLSVMAPDALGGIPLLKKLTVDSCTEELSDLLCRIVNMSQSLTALDFTSDGIVILRHPNCSDTSGAILELPYFYRLQEVFLNFPNAHRLEKRALKCFENISSLFLPDNDALQTQLLQSGISRLRRFVFNNNISFESVCETVFKLSIRQVYISDHKTENYSESAIRNCQGIEVLRLSICHSDNVRVNLIHYLKNLTDVSVLRYWEVNPELIELCDTHTQGPITWLKRLSLTLHMPSITSEQFSCLKNLEHLNLESSNINNISDFTFNGLGKLRILNLRGNNISQITKNSLFGLHNLETLTLELNPLVQIEAFAFIHLTSLKNVDLGDIHHPASQWEKHVTLNLTHIFGVFPPGLMYMNITSFFDCINIIIGSNSTPKLGLALQVRAQNVSFQDCWRPFFKSVVRLTAMTEHLLCGSHFAAKYFPSLEYFDFQSMLYAEFVDMTDLNTLVQLRYLKLMRVDLILQPGLAIMFHNLTKLESLNLISCRILTLEEELSRDLHSLVQLSIKIEEEFSMLETFPEPLTSLSYLLFYRPRLHCSCDNTWLDNWARGQRHIQVIIWHPNEADLTCKDETGIQNFARYSEANCSLDVGFVLFFCTSLGLLLFMLVTVLYQLAGDYLLAFCHILRGWLEEALRRPNPRGHYCYDVFVSYSGRDERWVVEQLLPGLEQRGPPFLRLCLHSRDFQLGKDIVDNITDSLYSSRHTLCVVSRHYLRSNWCSLELRLATLRLLVENRDILILVFLEDIPPRQLCAHHRLARLVKTRTYLDWPQEPALQSAFWDRLWIKLAPPEPDPRQ; translated from the coding sequence ATGAGGCtggtctctgctcagtttggacTATTGGTAGTTTGGATCATCGGCTCCTGGGGTTGGTTAAGTAATAAATGCGTCCTCTATGACAAGAAATCTAATTACTGGCTATCCATTCACTCCAGTTCCTGCCCTCACAGCAACCTAACTGCCGTTTGCTGGGATTTATCCAATCTCAAACTCAACCTTTCCATTGTTCCGTCAAACTACCAGGCTCTCTGTCTCGAGATCAGGAGTGGGTCTGTGATGCAGTCTGGCGCTCTCTCTCGATTCTCCGTCCTTGAGACCATTCACATACGCGGATGTCTGTCCACGATTCTCCCTGGAACCTTCAAGGGGCTCTCCCATGTGAAGAAACTCTATCTGTTGTGTATGGGACAGTGTTACAATTCCTCACTTCCACCTAACACATTCAGTGACCTGACTAATCTTGAGGAATTGTCCATTGAGAACTACAGGCTTTCTGTGATGGCACCGGACGCATTAGGAGGGATACCTCTTCTGAAGAAACTCACAGTCGATAGTTGTACAGAGGAACTCTCTGATTTGCTATGTAGGATAGTCAATATGTCACAGTCATTGACAGCCCTGGACTTTACTTCAGATGGGATAGTCATTTTAAGGCACCCAAACTGCTCTGACACCAGCGGAGCTATTCTTGAGCTTCCTTATTTCTACCGTCTTCAAGAGGTGTTTCTTAACTTCCCTAATGCCCACCGTTTAGAAAAAAGAGCATTAAAATGCTTTGAAAACATTTCATCTCTTTTTTTGCCTGACAATGATGCGCTACAGACACAGCTTCTGCAGTCTGGTATCAGCAGGCTGCGTCGTTTTGTGTTCAACAATAACATTTCTTTTGAATCCGTTTGTGAGACTGTATTCAAACTATCAATCAGACAAGTTTATATAAGTGACCATAAAACTGAGAACTACTCAGAGTCTGCAATAAGAAATTGTCAGGGGATCGAGGTGCTCAGACTCAGCATCTGTCATAGTGATAATGTTAGAGTCAACTTGATCcattatttgaagaatctcactgATGTGTCAGTGTTAAGATACTGGGAAGTGAACCCTGAGCTCATTGAGCTTTGTGACACTCACACTCAGGGCCCAATCACATGGCTGAAGAGACTTTCCTTGACCCTACACATGCCAAGTATCACCTCAGAGCAGTTCAGTTGCTTGAAAAATCTGGAACATCTGAATCTAGAATCCAGCAACATTAACAATATTTCGGACTTTACATTTAACGGACTTGGTAAATTGAGGATCCTAAATTTAAGGGGTAACAATATCTCACAGATTACAAAGAACAGTTTATTTGGCCTGCACAACTTAGAGACCCTAACACTTGAACTAAACCCACTTGTACAGATTGAAGCTTTTGCGTTCATTCACCTCACTTCACTGAAGAATGTAGATTTAGGGGACATTcaccatccagccagccagtggGAGAAGCATGTGACTTTAAATCTGACGCACATATTTGGGGTCTTCCCTCCGGGATTGATGTACATGAACATTACCTCCTTTTTCGATTGTATCAACATCATCATCGGCAGCAACAGCACCCCTAAACTAGGCTTGGCCCTTCAGGTCCGTGCCCAAAATGTGTCTTTCCAGGACTGCTGGAGGCCGTTCTTCAAGTCCGTCGTCAGACTCACAGCTATGACGGAGCACCTCCTGTGTGGATCTCATTTTGCTGCAAAGTACTTCCCCTCCCTGGAGTATTTTGACTTCCAGTCTATGCTCTATGCAGAGTTTGTAGATATGACTGACCTGAACACACTTGTGCAGCTGAGGTATCTTAAGCTGATGAGAGTTGACCTTATCCTGCAACCAGGGCTGGCCATCATGTTCCACAATCTGACCAAATTGGAAAGCCTGAACCTCATCTCCTGTAGGATCCTCACTCTGGAGGAGGAGCTGAGCAGAGACCTGCACTCCCTCGTGCAGCTGTCAATCAAAATTGAAGAGGAGTTCAGTATGTTAGAGACCTTTCCAGAGCCCCTGACCAGCCTGAGTTACCTGTTGTTCTACAGACCTCGTCTGCACTGTAGCTGTGACAACACCTGGCTAGACAACTGGGCCAGGGGTCAGAGGCATATCCAGGTCATCATCTGGCACCCCAATGAGGCTGATCTGACCTGCAAAGATGAAACCGGTATCCAAAACTTTGCCAGGTACTCAGAGGCCAACTGTTCCCTGGACGTGGGCTTTGTCCTGTTCTTCTGCACCTCCCTGGGCCTGCTCCTCTTCATGCTGGTGACGGTGCTCTATCAGCTGGCTGGGGACTACCTGCTCGCCTTCTGCCACATCCTCCGTGGCTGGCTGGAGGAGGCCTTGCGGAGGCCCAACCCCAGAGGGCACTACTGCTATGATGTGTTTGTGTCGTACAGCGGTAGAGACGAGCGCTGGGTGGTGGAGCAGCTGCTGCCGGGCTTGGAGCAGAGGGGGCCTCCCTTCCTGCGTCTATGTCTGCATAGCAGGGACTTCCAGCTGGGGAAGGACATTGTGGACAACATCACAGACAGCCTCTACAGCAGCCGCCACACCCTGTGTGTGGTGAGTCGTCACTACCTGCGCAGTAACTGGTGCTCCCTGGAGCTACGACTGGCCACCCTGCGTCTGTTGGTGGAGAACAGGGACATCCTTATCCTGGTCTTCTTGGAGGACATCCCTCCTCGCCAGCTGTGTGCCCACCACCGCCTGGCCAGGCTGGTCAAGACCAGGACCTACCTGGACTGGCCTCAGGAACCGGCCCTGCAGTCTGCCTTCTGGGACCGTTTGTGGATCAAACTGGCCCCTCCTGAACCAGATCCCAGACAGTAA